CCTCGTCGTGGCGGCCGGTGGCGGCGAGCGCGACTACGCGGTCGATGGCGCGATCCTGACGGGCCTGCGGGAGGCTACCGATCCGGGCGCCTACCTGAACGAGCGGCTCCAGAACGACCTGCGCCCGACGCTGTTCCTGGCCCAGTTGTCGAACCTGCTGGCCGGCAACATCGCCATCGTCCACGGGGTCACGGGCGCCTCGCGTACCTTCATGGGCGAGGAATCCGCCGGGGTGGATGCCCTGCGGATCGCCCAGGCTCGGGTCGCCTCGGGCCAGATCGACGCGATCCTGGTCGGCGGCTCGTACAGTGCCGAGCGGCCGGACGTGCTGGTGATCCACGAGATGGGCGGCTACCTCGCGCGCGGCAGCTTCAGCCCGGTCTTCCAGCGTGGCGAGACCGGCGGCTTCATCCTCGGAAGCTGTGCGGCGTTCCTGATGCTGGAATCGGCGGACCATGCGGCTGCCCGCGGCGCCCGCGCGCTTGCCCGGCTCGAGGCGGTGGCCAGTGACCGGACCCGGCGCGGGCCCGGCGGCGTCGCGGCGAGCCTGGAGACCCTCTGGCGGCAGGCCGGGATCGCGGCGCCCGACCACGTCCTGTCCGGAGCGACCGGACTTGCCCCGATCACCGCCGAGGAGCGCGACACCCTCGGGCGGCTCGCACCCGAGGCGCGCCTGCGCGCCCTCGGCGACGTGATCGGGCACGGGCTCGAAGTGGCGGCCCCGTTCGGCGCGGCCCTCGGGGCCGCGCTCGTCGCCGACCGCGGCGCGCGGGAGGTCGCCGTGACGGCGATCGGCCATCGTCGCGGCGAGGGCGTGCTGCGTCTCGTCCCGGCCTGAGCGGATTCCGGATCCGCCGCGTGCCAAATGGCACGACGGAAACCACAGATTTCAAGTGTTTCCGCGACCGTACATTCCGCTCTCCTGCTGTCAGATGGCGCTTCCGGAGCGGATGATCGCGTTGTTCCGGCAAGAAATTCCCGGCCGCCGGGCCGCTGGCCGCGGTAAATAGTTCCTCGCGCTTGCCAAGAAGCCCCGAAGGGTCTACCTCTCACTCATCGGCACGTGTCCGGATATCTTGGACCGTTACGCCTTCGCAGGGCGGTTCTGACTTTCCTATCGCTATCGGTCGATGCCGGCGCCATGCCCCACGGGTGTGTGCCATCTCTCACTATTCCTGCGAAGATCAAGGACTTCCATGAGCACCGGAACCGTCAAGTGGTTCAACGAGACCAAGGGCTACGGCTTCATCCAGCCGGATGACGGCGGCAAGGACGTGTTCGTCCACATTTCGGCCGTCGAGCGCGCCGGCCTGCGTGGCCTGAACGAGGGCCAGAAGGTCACCTACGAGCTCGAGACCGACCGCCGCAGCGGCAAGCAGTCCGCCGGCCAGCTCCAGACGGCCTGATCGCCGTTCGAACGGTCTTTGGAAGCCGCTCCTCCAGGAGCGGCTTCTTTGTATCTGCAATCCCCTTTCGGGGCGTCGGCCTCCGCCACGCCCGACCCAGGAGTGTCTGTGAGCTTTCCGAACAAGCAGGGTGTCGTCGATCGCCTCGAGACGGCCGCGAAGGCGCGGTCCGAGATGCTGGCCCGGTTCCGGGCACGCCCGTCCGCCGACGATCCCGCGGTCCTGGCCCGTCAGTCCGCCCGCCGCGCGGTGATCGATGCCCGTGAGGCCCGTGCGGCCGAGCGCGCCGCCCTCCGGCAGGCCGAGATCGCGCGCGCCGCGGCGCTCGCCGAGGCCGAACGCCTCGCCGAGATCGAGCGCAAGCACGCCGAGCAGCTCGCCGCCCAGGAGCGTGCCAAGGCTCTGCAGGCCGAGCAGAAGGCCCAGCGCGACGCGCGCTATCTCGCCCGCAAGGCCAAGGCCCAGAAGCGCCGCTGAGGCGTCGCCCCATCGATACCTCGCTCCCGGAGTCCGGCATGTCCCACAAGTTCAAGATCGGCCAGCGCGTGTGCCGGCCCCGGCTCGGTCTTCCTGGCGACAAGGGCGACGGCGAGGTGTTCGAGGTCCTGCGGCTGATGCCGGAGGACCAGACGGGTGAGCCCAGCTACCGGATCCGCACTCAGACCGGCGAGCGGGCGATCCGCGAGAGTGATCTGGTGGAGGCACCCCTCGGCTGATCGGGGCGCGTCCCGGCTCCCTCTGAGCTGGAATTCTGTAGCCAGAACTCAGGAAGAGGCCGGGGCTGAACACCTGCCGCGGGAGCTTCCCAGGACGGTTCAGCCCTCAGAGCGTCCGGAACATCACCAGGGCGTCGACAAACCCGAGGCTCGGATGCGCGAAGGCGCCCGGGAGCCGGCCGACGATCGCGAAGCCGAGGCTCTCCCAGAGCCGCACCGCCCGGATGTTGGTGGTCACCACGAAGTTGAACTGCATCGCCGCGAAGCCCTGCGCCCGCGCCCGGTCGAGGGCGTGCGCGCCCATGGCGCGGGCCACTCCGCGTCCCGTCGCGGCCGCATCGGTCATGAAGCCGCAATTGGCGACATGGGCGCCCCCGCCCGCCTGGTTGGCGCGCAGGTAGTAGGTGCCGAGCACTGCCCCGTCCGCCTCGGCCACGAAAGTCTCGCGGTCCGCGCCGGTCCAATAGGCGAGGGCGTCGGCCTCGCTCAGGTCGCGGTCGAGCGCGTAGGTCTCCCCCGCGCGGATGGTCGGCAGGATGATGCGGGCGATCGCCGCGTGATCGGACGCGCGCGCCGGTCTGATCGCCGGCTCACCCGAACTGCTCCCGGAGTATGCGCTCGTCGAGGCTGTGGCCGGGATCGTGGAGGAGCACCAGCTCGGTGGTCCGGTCGAGGGAGGTTTCCACCGTGCAGACCCGACGGAACTCGATATGGTCCGCCACTGCCGCCACCGGCCGGTGGGGCGCATCAAGGACGTCGATCCGGATCCGGGCGTAGTCCGGCAGGAGCGCGCCGCGCCAGCGCCGGGGCCGGAAGGCCGAGATCGGGGTGAGCGCCAGCAGCTTCGCGTCCAGCGGCAGGATCGGGCCTCCGACCGACAGGTTGTAGGCGGTGGAGCCGGCCGCCGTGGCGACCAGCACGCCGTCGGCGATCAGCAGATCCAGGCGCACATTGCCGTCGACGGCGATCTTGAGCTTGGCCGTCTGGTGGGTCTGGCGCAGCAGGTAGACCTCGTTGATCGCCCGCGCCCGGTGCGAACGTCCCTCGGTGTCGAGCACGTCCATCACCAGCGGATGGATGACGCTGCGCTGTGACGCCTCCAGGTGTTCCAGGAGATCGTCGTCCCGGAACTCGTTCATCAGGAAGCCGACCGTCCCGCGGTTCATCCCGTAGATCGGCTTCGGATTGTCCATGAACCGGTGCAGAACCTGGAGCATCAGCCCGTCGCCGCCGAGGGCGACGACGACGTCGGCTTCCTCGGGCGGGACGTGGTCGTAGCGCCGCATCAGGGCGGCGGCCGCCTCGCGGGCATGGCCGGTCGGGCTCGCCACGAAGGCGATCTTCTTGAAATGCGGCATGGCTCAGGCGCAGCCGGTCGGGTGGATCGGGGTCGCGTCGGGTGTCACGTCACGGCTCCAGTCTCATGAGCGAACCGCCCGGTTGACGTTCATACCCTGCAGGCGCCTCACTCTCCGGACGCACGCACATCCGGAGGCATAGCATGGAGCGTCCGCTCCTCGTCTACACCACCTTTCCCGACGCCGCCTCGGCGCTCGGCATCGGCGAGGCCCTGGTCCGCGAGCGCCTGATCGCCTGCATCAACGTCCTGCCCGGCATGCGCTCGGTCTACAGCTGGAAGGGCGCGGTGGAGCACGGCGAGGAGGTCGCGGCCATCCTGAAGAGCCGCACGGGTCTCGCCGATGCCCTGTCGGTCGCCCTCAAGGCCCGTCACCCTTACGACACACCGATCATCCTGCACCTGCCGGTTGCCGGCGCGGATGCCGATACGGCGGCCTGGATCCTGGCGGAGACCGGTCTCGGCGGCGCCGTCTCGGCGGCCGATCGGGGCGCCTGATCGACGAGCCCGAGACGCGGCACGCCGGCGTTCCGGGCGATGACGGCGCCCGGGGCGATCACCGCGTCGGCGCCGATCCGGGCACCATGCCCGGAAGCTTCGGAGGCTGGACTATGATACGCGCCAAGGATGCAGGTCGCGCGGCCGCGCTTATGCTGGCTTCGCTGGCGTGCGGTGCGGGTGCGCGGGCCGATGGCACGGCCGGTGAGCCCCCGATGACCATCGCGCCGACGCCCTCCGGCCCGGCCGGCCTCGCCTCGGCCGATCCGCCGGCCCTTCGCTACGGCGTCCTCTACGCGGACGAGAGGGGGCAGAGTCACGTCCAGTACTGCGACCTGAAGGACTTCGTCTTCAAGAGCTACGCGCCGCCGGCGGCGCCGCAATTCGTCGGCGTCCCGCCGGGTGACGTCAGGTCGATCAGCTACGCGGTGCCGCCCGTCGGCTATGTCGGC
This window of the Methylobacterium tardum genome carries:
- a CDS encoding beta-ketoacyl-ACP synthase, yielding MNRPVVVTGLGLVSCAGEGVESHLAALDAQAAPRTDTETFAPYPVHPAPAIAWDGQIPKRSDQRQMEAWQRLGVYAAGLALDAAGVKDEAALKQALHLVVAAGGGERDYAVDGAILTGLREATDPGAYLNERLQNDLRPTLFLAQLSNLLAGNIAIVHGVTGASRTFMGEESAGVDALRIAQARVASGQIDAILVGGSYSAERPDVLVIHEMGGYLARGSFSPVFQRGETGGFILGSCAAFLMLESADHAAARGARALARLEAVASDRTRRGPGGVAASLETLWRQAGIAAPDHVLSGATGLAPITAEERDTLGRLAPEARLRALGDVIGHGLEVAAPFGAALGAALVADRGAREVAVTAIGHRRGEGVLRLVPA
- a CDS encoding cold-shock protein, yielding MSTGTVKWFNETKGYGFIQPDDGGKDVFVHISAVERAGLRGLNEGQKVTYELETDRRSGKQSAGQLQTA
- a CDS encoding DUF6481 family protein, which produces MSFPNKQGVVDRLETAAKARSEMLARFRARPSADDPAVLARQSARRAVIDAREARAAERAALRQAEIARAAALAEAERLAEIERKHAEQLAAQERAKALQAEQKAQRDARYLARKAKAQKRR
- a CDS encoding GNAT family N-acetyltransferase — translated: MRPARASDHAAIARIILPTIRAGETYALDRDLSEADALAYWTGADRETFVAEADGAVLGTYYLRANQAGGGAHVANCGFMTDAAATGRGVARAMGAHALDRARAQGFAAMQFNFVVTTNIRAVRLWESLGFAIVGRLPGAFAHPSLGFVDALVMFRTL
- a CDS encoding NAD kinase is translated as MPHFKKIAFVASPTGHAREAAAALMRRYDHVPPEEADVVVALGGDGLMLQVLHRFMDNPKPIYGMNRGTVGFLMNEFRDDDLLEHLEASQRSVIHPLVMDVLDTEGRSHRARAINEVYLLRQTHQTAKLKIAVDGNVRLDLLIADGVLVATAAGSTAYNLSVGGPILPLDAKLLALTPISAFRPRRWRGALLPDYARIRIDVLDAPHRPVAAVADHIEFRRVCTVETSLDRTTELVLLHDPGHSLDERILREQFG
- the cutA gene encoding divalent-cation tolerance protein CutA, giving the protein MERPLLVYTTFPDAASALGIGEALVRERLIACINVLPGMRSVYSWKGAVEHGEEVAAILKSRTGLADALSVALKARHPYDTPIILHLPVAGADADTAAWILAETGLGGAVSAADRGA